In one window of Miscanthus floridulus cultivar M001 chromosome 12, ASM1932011v1, whole genome shotgun sequence DNA:
- the LOC136496402 gene encoding inositol transporter 1-like produces the protein MTIDMSMPGSSGLLNAARKRDMKFFSNPYVLALTGAAGIGGFLFGYDTGVISGALLYIRDDFPAVRDNYFLQETIVSMALVGAMLGAAGGGWINDAYGRKKSTLLADMMFALGSLVMCAASGPYILIIGRLLVGLGVGVASVTAPVYIAEAAPSEIRGGLVSTNALMITGGQFFSYLINLGFTEVPGTWRWMLGVAAVPAIVQFVLMLFLPESPRWLYWKDEKAKSIAVLEKIYDSDRLEEEVELLASSSMHEFQSNSTGSYLDVFKSKELRLAFFAGAGLQAFQQFTGINTVMYYSPTIVQMAGFSSNRLALLLSLIVAAMNAAGTIVGIYLIDRCGRRRLALTSLSGVVISLVILALAFILQSSSSLCTSVANGTCQGALGWFAVAGLALYIAFFSPGMGPVPWAVNSEIYPEAYRGMCGGMSATVNWISNLIVAQTFLSIMGLVGTGPTFLIIAGIAVLAFIFVAMYVPETKGLSFDQVEQMWKERAWGDSGNCQSLLGAAAP, from the exons ATGACGATCGACATGTCCATGCCCGGGAGCTCCGGGCTCCTGAACGCTGCGAGGAAGAGGGACATGAAGTTCTTCAGCAACCCCTACGTGCTTGCGCTCACGGGCGCTGCAGGAATTGGTGGATTCCTCTTTGGCTACGATACAG GTGTCATATCTGGAGCCCTTCTGTATATCCGCGATGATTTTCCAGCGGTCAGGGACAATTACTTCTTACAG GAAACGATTGTTAGCATGGCCTTAGTCGGAGCTATGCTTGGAGCTGCTGGGGGTGGTTGGATCAATGATGCATACGGTCGCAAGAAGTCTACTCTTCTTGCTGATATGATGTTTGCTCTTGGCTCACTTGTCATGTGCGCTGCTTCTGGTCCTTACATTCTAATTATCGGAAGGCTCCTTGTTGGTTTGGGTGTGGGTGTTGCATCAGTCACGGCACCGGTGTACATTGCTGAAGCTGCTCCTTCAGAAATCAGGGGAGGTTTGGTGTCAACTAATGCACTCATGATTACCGGAGGCCAATTCTTCTCCTATCTTATCAATCTCGGCTTTACTGAG GTTCCTGGAACATGGCGCTGGATGCTTGGTGTTGCTGCTGTCCCTGCCATTGTACAGTTTGTGCTGATGCTTTTTCTGCCAGAATCTCCCCGTTGGCTTTACTGGAAG GATGAGAAGGCAAAATCTATTGCTGTCCTCGAGAAGATCTACGACTCTGATCGTttggaggaagaggtggagctgCTTGCTTCATCCTCCATGCATGAATTCCAGTCCAACAGTACTGGAAGCTATTTGGATGTCTTCAAGTCGAAAGAATTGAGGCTAGCTTTCTTTGCTGGGGCTGGTCTTCAG GCCTTCCAGCAATTTACTGGGATCAACACCGTCATGTATTACAGTCCCACAATAGTTCAGATGgccggtttctcttccaacagGCTGGCCTTGCTTCTTTCCCTCATCGTCGCTGCTATGAATGCTGCTGGAACCATTGTTGGAATCTACCTAATCGACCGTTGCGGTCGCCGCCGCCTGGCCCTTACAAGCTTGTCTGGGGTCGTGATCTCCCTTGTCATCCTTGCCTTGGCCTTCATACTGCAGTCATCATCCAGCCTCTGCACGAGTGTCGCTAATGGTACATGCCAAGGCGCGCTAGGCTGGTTCGCGGTGGCAGGCCTTGCTCTGTACATCGCCTTCTTCTCTCCAGGCATGGGGCCTGTCCCTTGGGCTGTGAACTCGGAAATCTACCCTGAGGCATACCGTGGAATGTGCGGTGGCATGTCGGCCACTGTCAACTGGATCTCTAACCTCATCGTGGCACAGACGTTCCTGTCGATCATGGGGCTGGTCGGGACTGGCCCGACCTTCCTGATCATTGCCGGGATCGCGGTGCTGGCCTTCATCTTCGTGGCCATGTATGTGCCGGAGACGAAGGGCTTGAGCTTTGATCAAGTGGAGCAGATGTGGAAGGAGAGAGCGTGGGGGGACAGTGGCAACTGCCAGAGCCTTTTGGGTGCTGCTGCGCCATAG